One genomic window of Cannabis sativa cultivar Pink pepper isolate KNU-18-1 chromosome 2, ASM2916894v1, whole genome shotgun sequence includes the following:
- the LOC133034324 gene encoding uncharacterized protein LOC133034324 encodes MTFPSNSHNNMLEGLSTSRAPFFDGVDFPYWKIRMETYLQSIDYDLWHIVCYGPYIPMHVVDGVETVKKYDAYNENDKKMMSKNAKAKYALICGLDRDIFKNIEQASSAHDMWKMLEVLTQKDMVTKILRSLTKAYQGKVVAIQEANDLSTLPLEELIGSLMNHEIFMNAQEEEEVDKKKKNTIAFKSTSHDDSEASEHGDSDMEDITLLTKKFKKFLKFKKNANRFYKGSNSRESSRKDDQITCYECKKPGHMKTDCPLRKRNRRRAMVATWSESEKESSEDEQHEIANTCFMAIDDKVSNPDHSSDFESESDDDALDMSYDELSKSFNDLFVDFEKLLAKNSTQRKKISLLLEEVEALKVKENEFLIETQCKKCSLFEKDVVNLKAKIDDLNKVVYNFTKGKENFEMMLGSQKCAFSKSGIGYNTSVKQKLLKNFFVKSSSNLNLICTYCNQDGHTKSYCHVKKNAYFGKAIWIQKVLKTNIKGPKVMWVPKRKI; translated from the exons atgacgtttccaagtaattcacacAATAACATGCTAGAAGGTTTAAGCACAAGTAGAGCACCATTCTTTGATGGGGTAgactttccttattggaaaattagaatggaaacgtATCTTCAATCCATTGattatgatttgtggcatattgtatGTTATGGTCCTTACATTCCTATGCATGTTGTAGATGGTGTAGAAACTGTAAAGAAATATGATGCATACAATGAAAATGATAAAAAGATGATGTCTAAGAATGCTAAGGCTAAGTATGCTTTAATATGTGGATTAGATagagatatatttaaaaatattgagcaAGCCTCCTCGGCTcatgatatgtggaaaatgtTAGAA gtacttacacAAAAAGATATGGtcaccaagattttgagaagtctcaccaaagCCTACCAAGGCAAAGTAGTTGCCATCCAAGAAGCCAATGACCTCTCAACTCTACCATTGGAAGAGCTCATTGGTTCTCTCATGAATCATGAGATTTTCATGaatgctcaagaagaagaggaagtcgataaaaagaagaagaacaccATTGCATTCAAATCCACTTCACATGATGATAGTGAAGCTAGTGAGCATGGTGATAGTGATATGGAGGATATAACACTACTCACAAAGAAATTTAAGAAGTTTTTGAAgttcaagaagaatgcaaatAGATTTTACAAAGGGAGTAACTCAAGGGAGAGCTCAAGAAAAGATGATCAAATTACTTGCTATGAATGCAAAAAGCCCGGTCATATGAAAACGGATTGTCCCTTGAGAAAGAGGAATAGAAGAAGGGCAATGGTGGCTACTTGGAGTGAAAGCGAGAAAGAAAGTTCCGAAGATGAACAACATGAGATAGCCAACACTTGCTTTATGGCCATTGATGATAAGGTAAGTAATCCTGACCATTCAAGTGATTTTGAAAGTGAAAGTGATGATGATGCACTTGATATGTCTTATGATGAATTATCAAAATCCTTTAATGATTtgtttgttgattttgaaaaattgctTGCTAAGAACTCAactcaaagaaagaaaataagtttATTGCTTGAAGAAGTTGAGGCTTTGAAAGTAAAAGAAAATGAGTTTTTAATTGAAACCCAATGCAAAAAGTGTTCCTTATTTGAAAAAGATGTTGTAAACTTGAAAGCTAAAATTGATGATTTAAACAAGGTggtttacaattttacaaaaggaaaagagaattttgaaatgatgCTTGGGAGTCAAAAATGTGCTTTTTCAAAAAGTGGTATAGGATATAACACTAGTGTGAAACAAAAATTACTTAAGAATTTCTTTGTCAAGTCATCTAGTAATTTGAACTTAATTTGCACTTATTGTAATCAAGATGGTCACACTAAATCCTATTGCCATGTGAAAAAGAATGCCTATTTTGGTAAGGCTATTTGGATACAAAAGGTTTTAAAGACTAACATCAAAGGACCCAAAGTCATGTGGGTACCAAAAAGAAAGATATAA